The following proteins are encoded in a genomic region of Streptomyces gobiensis:
- the rpsO gene encoding 30S ribosomal protein S15, producing the protein MSSLDAATKKQIMAEFATKEGDTGSPEVQVALLSRRISDLTEHLKTHKHDHHSRRGLLLLVGQRRRLLQYLAKKDIQRFRALVERLGIRRGAAGAR; encoded by the coding sequence GTGTCGTCTCTCGATGCCGCAACGAAGAAGCAGATCATGGCCGAGTTCGCCACCAAGGAGGGTGACACCGGCTCCCCCGAGGTCCAGGTGGCGCTGCTCTCCCGCCGTATCTCTGACCTGACCGAGCACCTGAAGACCCACAAGCACGACCACCACTCCCGCCGTGGTCTGCTGCTTCTGGTCGGCCAGCGCCGCCGGCTGCTGCAGTACCTGGCGAAGAAGGACATCCAGCGCTTCCGCGCCCTGGTCGAGCGCCTCGGTATCCGCCGTGGTGCGGCGGGTGCCCGCTAA